A genomic region of Fundulus heteroclitus isolate FHET01 chromosome 24, MU-UCD_Fhet_4.1, whole genome shotgun sequence contains the following coding sequences:
- the LOC110367577 gene encoding zinc finger protein OZF-like: MNLKDVGKKLIVKEEASLDHRPHANLQDPKPPHIKEEQKGVYISLQGEQLNGKEVINAIRFSVAPPPINTLDDEQSLLRSQVYPDQIKGREFPEENDGDTRIQDHEDASIFLETEDTDEDEEDSDVEHPLSELKHLSDSGYKKCYTEKKTCRKDHTRVKLSCKDCGKTFTGKSTLNTHMRIHAGQKPFCCDLCGQRFSQKGNLKRHMRIHTGQKPFCCNLCEQSFSQKSHLNRHTRIHTGKKPFCCEFCEQRFTRKSYLNIHMRIHTGPKPFRCKLCEHRFTSKSHLNIHMRIHTGLKPFCCKLCEHRFTRKSHLNSHMRIHTGQKPFGCDLCGKSFRQKSHVNIHTRVHTGQKPFCCDLCGQSFSQKANLNTHMRVHAEQKPFCCELCKQRFTRKSHLNIHMTVHTGQKPFCCDLCGNRFSHMCAKYVIKTSPTRIPQGRRLCVVIVAILGRQITNYKPKAPHSMNDRHLANDLNNFYCRFNKGTVLHPPPTSPPNRSPSPPPQ, from the exons ATGAATTTGAAAG ATGTTGggaagaagctgattgttaaagaagaagcttctctAGACCACAGACCTCATGCCAACCTGCaggacccaaagcccccccacataaaggaggaacagaagggagtctacatcagtctgcaaggagagcagctcaatgggaaggaggtgattaatgccatcaggttttcAGTCGCTCCTCCTCCCATAAATactctggatgatgaacagtctctgctgcgcTCACAGgtttatccagaccaaattaaaggtaGAGAGTTTCCAGAAGAGAACGATGGAGAcaccaggatacaagatcatgaagatgcttcaatttttttagagactgaagacactgatgaggatgaagaggacagtgatgtagagcaccctctctctgagctgaagcacttgtcagactctggatataagaaatgttatacagagaagaaaacatgTAGGAAAGACCACACAAGAGTGaagcttagctgcaaagactgtggcaaaacatttacgGGAAAATcgactttaaacacacacatgagaatccatgcaggacagaagcctttctgttgtgacctatgtggacaaagatttagtcaaaaaggaaatttaaaaagacacatgagaatccatacaggacagaagcctttctgttgtaatCTGTGTGAACAAAGCTTTAgtcaaaaatcacatttaaacagacacacgagaatccatacaggaaagaagcctttctgttgtgagttttgtgaacaaagatttacccgcaaatcatatttaaacattcacatgagaatccacacaggaccaAAGCCTTTCCGTTGTAAGCTATGTGAACACAGATTTACCagcaaatcacatttaaacattcacatgagaatccacacaggactgaagcctttctgttgtaagCTATGTGAACACAGATTTACCCgcaaatcacatttaaacagtcacatgagaatccacacaggacagaagcctttcggttgtgatctatgtggaaaaagctttaggCAAAAATCCCATGTAAACATACACACAAGagtccatacaggacagaagcctttctgttgtgatctatgtggacaaagtttTAGTCAAAAAGCAAATTTAAACACGCACATGAGAGTCCATGCagaacagaagcctttctgttgtgagcTATGTAAACAAAGATTTACCCGCAAGTCACatttaaacatacacatgaCAGTCCATACAGgccagaagcctttctgttgtgatctatgtggaaatagatttagccaca TGTGCGCCAAGTACGTCATTAAGACCTCCCCCACACGCATCCCGCAAGGTCGTAGGTTATGtgtcgtcatagtcgccatcttgggaag GCAGATAACTAATTACAAGCCTAAAGCCCCCCACTCCATGAACGACCGACACTTAGCCAACGACCTGAACAACTTCTACTGTCGTTTCAACAAAGGGACAGTCCTGCATCCACCCCCCACGTCACCACCCAACAGATCACCTTCACCTCCTCctcagtga